In Candidatus Didemnitutus sp., the genomic window GGGGCAGCCAGATCCGCAGCTACGTGCTGCAGCCTTACCAGATGGTGAAGGACCTCCGCACCGGCGTCTCGACCAGCGATACGCAGGGTGTGCTCGACGGCGACCTCGATCGCTTCGTCTACGCCTGGCTCCGCGCTGGCTGTCCGCGCCACCGCAACAAGGACATCCAGATGGACGACGAGTGAGCGGAAAACGGAGAACCGAGGACCGAGGACGGAGGACTGAAAACGGAGAACCGATAGCACAGCGCCGTCCACTTCCCGCCTAACACGCACGCGCCGTTTGTATTTTCCCGCCCTCCGTATTCCGTCCTCAGTCCTCCGACCATGCCCGGCCTCGCTTATTCTCACATTCAGGATTCCCTCGGCGCCCAGCCGCTCTTCGAGGCGAAGACGTGGCAGCTGTCGCCGGAAGCCTGGCCGCTCACTCCGGAGCAGGTGCAGCAACTCGAGACGATCGGTGCGGCCTGCCTCGAGTTTCACCAGGCGCTCGAGACGCTCTATCTGCGCTCGGCGGCCGGGAAAAATCTTCTGCGCAACAAGCCGCTGCTCGCGCCATGGGTCGCCGACTATCTCGACCGCGGCAAACCCCCCGAGCTCGTCCGCCACGCGCGCGACCCGAAAAACCGCGGCGCGTTTCCCACCGTGCTGCGTCCGGACCTGCTGCTCACCGAGGATGGCTTCGCGCTCACGGAACTCGACTCGGTGCCCGGCGGCATCGGCCTCACCGCGTTCCTGAATCGCCTCTACGCCGACGAGGCCGGCGAGCAGGTGCTCGGGCACGGCGACGCGATGATCGAGAATTTCTACGCCTCGCTCGCCGCGCTCCGCCCCGAAGCGCGCAATCCGCTCATCGCGATCCTCGTCAGCGAGGAGGCCGGCACGTATCGCCCGGAGATGCAGTGGCTCGCCGAGCAGTTCCAACGCCTCGGGCGCCGCGTCTACTGCCTCGCGCCCGACGAAGTCTTCCCCCTCGGCGGCGAACTGTTCTTCGATAGCGGAGGCACGCCCGAGAAGATCGACATCATCTACCGGTTTTTCGAGCTGTTCGATTGGGCCAGCATCCGCGTCGCGCCCCACATTCTGGAAGTCTGGCAAGCTGGCCACGTGGCGATCGCGCCGCCGATGCGGCATTTCCAGGAGGAGAAACTCGCGCTCGCGCTCTTCCACCACCACCTGCTGGGCGATTTCTGGGCGGAGAACCTCTCGAAGAAATCCCTCGCGACGCTCCGCGCGCTGATTCCGCAGTCCTGGATCATGGACCCCGCGCCGTTGCCGCCCGGCGCGGTGCTCGATGGCCCGCGCGTCGGCGGCCGGGCGCTCAACGACTGGCGCGACCTCGTTGCCGCCTCGCAGAAGGAGCGCGATCTCATCATCAAAATCTCCGGTTTTCACGAAACCGCATGGGGCGCGCGCAGCGTTGTGCTCGGCAGCGATTGCTCCCGCGAGGAGTGGCAGGCCGGCGTCGAGCAGGCGCTGAAACTCGCGCCGACGAACCTCCACGTCCTGCAGGAATACCGGAAACCGAAGCGCGTCGAACATCCCGTCTACACGGCCGCCGCCACCGGTCAGCCTCCCGTCGCCGAACGCAAGGCCGGTCGCCTGCGTCTCTGCCCGTATTACTTCGTCGTCGGCGGAGCCGTTCGGCTCTCCAGCGCCCTCGCCACGTTCTGCCCGCCGGACAAGAAAATCATTCACGGAATGCAGGATGCAGCCTTGCTCCCGGCTAAGGTTTTCCCCTTAGCTTGAACGGTGCGCATCGCCGGTCTCCTCGGAGGTTTTCATCGACTCAGCTCATCGCGCCACGGGCGCGTGATCGCGTTTCTCTGCACGTTGCTGGCCCTCGCGGCGCCGCTCCGTGCGGCCGATGCGCCCGCCGCTGACCTCGCGCCGCTGCAACAGCGGGCCGAGGGCGGCGACGTCGAATCCCAAAACGCCCTCGGCAACGCCTTGGCGCAGAACAAGGACTACGCGGGCGCGCTGCGCTGGTATGAACGCGCGGCCGCGAAGGGCTACGCCCCCGCGCAATTCAATCTCGGCCTCGCCAACGAGCTCGGTCGTGGCACCGCGCCCGACGAGAAGGCTGCCTTTCGCTTTTACCTTCAGGCCGCCGAGCAAGGCTATCCCGCTGCGCAATTCAACGTCGGCAACATGTATGCCAGCGGCCGCGGCGTCGCGAAGGACGAGTTCGAAGCCAACGTCTGGTTCAAAGCCGCCGCCGAAAAAGGCCTCGCCGAGGCCCAATACAACCTCGGCCTCGTCTACGAAGTCGGCCGCGGCGTCCGCAAGGACGACGCCCAGGCCGCCCGCTGGTATAAAGCCGCCGCCGACCAAGGCTACGCCCGCGCCCAATACAACCTCGGCCTCCTGTTCGAGGACGGCCGCGGCGTGAAGCAGGACGACGTGCAGGCCGCCACGCTCTACCGCGCCGCCGCGGTCCAGGGCTTCGCCCCCGCGCAGAACAATCTCGGCCTGCTCTACGTCACCGGCCGCGGCGGTTTGCCCGTCGATCCCGCCACCGCCTTTGCCTGGCTCACCCTCGGCACGGAAGGCGGCGCGAATCCCCAAGGCCGCGACTTCGTCGCGAAATCACTCACCGCCGAGCAGCGCGCCCAATCCGACCAGCTTGTCGTCCAGCTCCGCGATCAGCTGAAGGCCGCCGCGTCCGCCGCCCCCGCGATCGCCGCCACCACCTCGTCCGCACCTCGCGCTGGCACGTCGAACCGCGACGACATCGAACGCCTCCAGACCGCCAACAACCGGCTCTCCGAGGTCAACCAGCGACTCACGCTCGAAAAGACGCGCCTCGAGCGCGAGAAGGGCGAACTGGAAAAGTGGGCCAACTCGCTCGAGAAATCCCTCAACGAGCAAGGCAATCCGAAGGCCGAGCTCGAACGCCTGAACCGCGAACTCGCGGACACGAAGCAGCGACTCGAGCAAACCACCGCCACCGCCGCCCAACTCGAAAAGGATCTCGCCGCCGCCCGCGATCAGGTCGCCGCCGCCGCGAACCCCGGCAGCGAAGTCCGCAACCTGCAGGACGAAGTCGCGCGTCTGCGCCGCCTCGCCGGCGAGGCGAGCAATCTCCGTGTCCTCAACCAGCGCCTCGAAAACGAACTCAGTCGCCTGAAGGCGGGAGCCGTTCCCCCGGCCCAACTCGAACAGCTCCGCACGCAGCTCGCCACGTCCGTCGCCGCCGAGGAAAAGGCCCGGCAGGATCTGAAGGCCGCGCAAACCAGCGCCGCCGCCTTGCGCACCGAGGCCGACGCGAGCGCCGCCCAACTCGCCTCGCTCCAGAAGGAACTCGAAACCGCCCGCGCCGCCGCCGCGACCGCCGATGGCGCCACCAAGGATCTCGAGGCGCTCCGCAACCGCGTCCAGCAACTCACGGAGGAGAACGCCAAGCTCGGCGCCGCCGCGCAGCGCAACGACGCGCCGCTGCTCGCCGCGAAAAAACAGCTCGAGGAGCTCCAGTCGCAGTTGTCCATCGCCGAGGCCGACCGCGCCAGCATTCGCGAGGACGCCGGCAAGCTCCGCACCGAATACCAGAACGCCCGGCAAACGCTCGCGGCCGCCGAAAGCCAAAATCAGCAGCTCCAGCAGGACCTCGCGACCTTGCGCGACGCCGCCAAGAGCGCCGAAACCGCCCTCGCGCAGGTCGCCACCCTCCGCGCCGAGAACGAGCGCCTCATCGCCGCCGCGCGCGACACGCGCCTGCTCGATGCCGCGAACGCCCGCATCGCGTCGCTCGAGTCCGACGCCACCACCGCTCGGACGCGCGCCGAGCAGGAGATCACCCAGCTTCGCCAGCAACTCGCCGCCGCCACCCAAACCGCCGAAGCCGCGCGCGATCAGGCCGGCAAGCTGGCGGGATTGCAGGATCAACTTGCCACCGCGAAAGCCGATCTCGCGACGAGCGAAGCCGCCGTGCGCCAGCTGCGTGAGCAACTGGCGGCTGCCGCGAAGGCCGCGGACAGTGCGCAAACCGCGTTGGCCACGGCCAGCGCGCTCCGCGACGAACTGACGGCGACCAAAGCGCAGCTGGCCGCGGCGGAGAAAACCGCCTCGGACAACGCGGACAGCGTGCGCGCGTTGCAGGAGCAGGTGACCGCGCTGCGCGCCACCGCCGCGAACGCGCAGCGGTTGGGCGAACGCGTGTCCGCGCTCGAGTCCGAACTCGCGAACGCCCAGAAGGCGCTGGCGCTTGCGGAGCAGGCCACGAACGAGCGTGCTGCCGAGGTTGAGTCCCTGCGCCAGAAAGTCGCCGGCGCGGAGAAAGCGGGCGAGAAATCCTCGGATATCTCAACCCGCCTCGCCGCCGCCGAGGACGCGTTGAAGAAAGCGAATGCGACGTTGAGCGGCGCACGCCTCGACCGCGAACGCGCCGAACGCCAGGCCGCCACCGCCCAACGCGAGCGCGATGCCGCCGTGGCCGATTTGCAACCGGTGCGCGCCGAACTCGTATCGACCAAGGCCGAGCTCGCGAAGTCCGTCGCGACGACGGAGCAACTGCGCGATCAGCTTTCCGCCACCGCCAAGACCGCGGAGCAGGCGCAGGCTGCCTCGGGCGCCACCGCGTCCCTGCGTGACGAACTCACGGCCGCGAAAGCCCGCCTGGCGACCGCCGAGGCGAACCTCGCCCAGAACGCGACCGCCCTGCGTGCGCTCCAGGAACAGGCCGCCGCCGCGCAAAAGCAGGCGGAACGAGTTTCGGAACTCGAAAGCCAGCTCACCGCCGCAAACCAGGCGGTGGCGGCCGGCGAAGCTTCCGTGCGCGACCTCCGCTCGCAACTGGCGGCAGCCAACGACGCCGCGAACCTGAAGCAACAGCAGAGTGCCGCCGGCGATTCGGCCGCGGAAACCGCGCGGGCGCAGGCCGCTCGCGTCGCCGCACTCGAGGCGGAGTTGGCGGGAACGAAGTCGGCGCTGAGTGCGGCCGAACAAGCCGCGCGCGAAAACGCGACTCAGGCCGAAGCACTGCGCCAGCAGATCGCCCAAGCGGCCAAGACGGGCAATCGCCCGGCGGAACTCGAGGCCAAGTTGGCGAACGCCGAAGCGGCGCTGAAAGCGGCGAACAACAGCCTCACCGGGGCGCGCCTCGATCGCGAACGCGCCGAGCGGCAGGCGACGGCAGCCCAGCGTGAGCTCGCCGCGTTGCAGTCGAAGCAGGCACCCGCGCAAAACGACCTGGCGGCGACCAAGGCCGCGCTGTCGAAAGCCGAGGAGGCCGTGAAGGACATTTCCATCGAGCGCGACGTGTTGAAGAGCCAGCTCGCGAGCGCCCGTTCCGGCAGCGCCGATACCGCCGCGCTTCAAGCCAAGCTCGCCGATCTCGGCGCCGCCTTGGAGAAGAGCCAGGCCGACGCGGCGAACGCGAAGGCCGAGGTGGCTCGCTTGCAGGACGACGTGGCCGGCGCGCAACGCGAGCGTGACGACGCCCGCCGGCAACTGGCGCAAGCCTCCGCCGCGGGGGCGACGGATTCATCAGCCTTGCAGGGCAAATTGGGCGAGGCCAACGCAGCGCTCAACAAGAGCGCGGCCGATGTGGCCGAGTTGACGACCGAGAACGACCGGCTCGAGAAGGCGCTCGCCGCGGCCCGGCAGGAGGCGGCGGCAGCGGCCGGTTTGCGGGCGGAGCTGGCGAGTTTGCGCACGTCGGCCGCGGGCCTGGCGACGCTCCAGAACGAAAATGCCCAGTTGCGCCGCGATGTCGCGCAGGCGTCCGGACTGCGGACCCAATTGGAGCAGTTGCAGCGCGATGCGGCGAAGCGCGAGGCGGAATTGCAGGCAGCGCAGACGCGCCTGACTGCGACGGAAAAACAGCTGGAGGATGCGCGTCTCGTCACCGTGCGCACGCAACCCTCGGCCGACGACGCGGCGACAGCGAAGTTGCGCAGCGACCTCGCGGACGCCAGTCAGGCGAGCGACCGGCTCCGCGCGCAGGTCGCGGACCTCACGGCGACGAACGCGAAACTCGAACAGGATTTCGTCAATGCGCAGAAAACCGCCGAGGCTGCGCTCGCCGCGCAGGCTCAGGCGGTGAATGCCGCCCGGCCCGACGCCTATCAGATGGAGATCCGCACGCTGCAGGATCGCGTGAAGCAGCTCGAGAGCGCGATCGAGGACGACCGCACGGCGGCCGCGCGGGAGATCAGCGCGCTCGCCGAGCAGCTGCAGAAGGCCCGCGAGACCAGCAAGGCGCTCAGCGATGCCAACCGGGCGTTGCTCGCGGCCAAGCAGGCGGACGACGGTCCCAGCCGCGCCGACTTCGACCGCGCGCAGGCGCGGGTGCGCGAGCTGACGGATGCGGCGGAAAATCTGCGCCGGCAGAACGAGCAACTGCTCGCGGACAGCGCGAAGGCCGCGAAGGAACGCGAGACACTGCGCGCGCAACTGGCGGAAGCGGAAAAGGCCGAAGGTTCGCACAGCTCGACGGTCGCGGACCTCACGGAGGCGAACAGCCGGCTCCAGCAGGAGAAGGCGGATTTCAAAACGCAGATCGCGGTCCTGACGCAGAAGCTGGCCGAGTCCGAGCGGTTGACCGGCGCGGAGAATTCCAAGCTGGCGGACGAAAACCGGGCCCTCGACGAGCGCCTGAAGAACGTCGGCGCGCAACTCGTGGCCGCGCAGCGCCAGATCGACCAATTGCAACAGCAGCGCACCGATGCCGTGCAATCGGCCGGCGCGTCGCAATCCGCGGCCGAGAAGGCGCAGGCCGAGATCGCGGCGTTGCGCACGCGCCTCGCCGAGAGTGAGAAGGCGGCTGATTCGCAGGGCTCCTCGGTTGCGGATCTGACGGCGGCGAACGAGAAACTCGGTGAGGAACGCGATGCCTTGAAGGCCCAGCTGGCGAGCGCGCAGGCTGAGGCGACGCGCCTGACGCAGTCGCAACGCAGCGCGGAACAGTTGCGCACGGATGCCGAGCAGAGCGCGGCGCGCAACGTCGACGCGCTCACGGCGCAGATGGCGCAACTGCGCCGCGAGGTGGAGGGACTCCGGGCGTCGAACCAAAACCTGTCCGAGTCCAATCGCACGCTCGATCGCGAGCGTCAGGCGGCGCTCGCGCAGTTGCGCCAGGAGAACAGCGCCTTGGCCGCACGTTTGGCGCAGGCTCAGGGCACGCTCGATCAGATCGCGTCCGCGGCCCGGCTCGGGACGCCGGCGTCGAGCCTGGCTTCCGCCAATTTCCCGCCCGCGTCGAATCCGGGCGCCTCGTCACCGGCTGCGGCGTCCGCGCCCGAGGCGCGTTTTCACGTGGTCAGCGAGGGCGATTCGCTCTCGCGGTTGAGCTTGCGCTACTACGGCACGGCGAACCGGTGGCAGGAAATCTACAACGCGAACCGCGAAGCCTTGCAGGGCGCGAATGCGCTGCGCGTCGGCCAGCGGCTGCGCATCCCCTAAAACGAAAAGCCCGCGCACATGGCGCGGGCTTCCGGACTATGGCTGGAAAGCGAAGCGGCGTCTCAGGCGACCGCGGTCTTGGTCGGCTGCGCCTGGCCGAGCAGGTGCTGGAAGAACGAGTCGCGGCGCTGGCGGGCGACGGTGAGGTCCTTGGTGCCGAGCGAGCGGCGGATGCGCTCCTTGGTGAAGGGCGTCGGGTAGACGGTGTAGTGGAGGAACCACGTGCCGTTGTTGTTCCACAAGTGGTGGTTCGGGTTCTCGGCGTTGACGCGGAGGGCGGGGAGGGTGATGACGTTGGACATGATGCGTGAGCGGTTGATGGTGGTTTAATCGTTCGCGCTTCAGGTTTCTTTCCTGAAAAACGAAAGCCGCCTGAGGGCATCAGGCGGCTTTTCGCTTTTTTCGGAGGAGTTTTTTGTTCGAGCGTTTTACCGCCCGCGCATCCGGGTGACTTTCGCCACTCGGAACCACCGTGATCACTCCTAGACCCGGTTGGCAGAACCGGCGGATTGCTCCGTCGATCCTTTCCTGATGCAGCGTGAAGGGAACAAATCACCGCGCGGTGCGCCAGAAAAATCTTCGCGCGAAATTTCGCGTCGCGATTTGTGCCCGGGCTAGAGGCCTGCGGTTGGCCGGCTTACGAGAGAAATGGCCGCCGGAAAATTTTTTCCTAAAGTCGAATTCGAGCGCGCAAAATGTATCTATTCTGATTCGCTTGCGGCATGGAACAGGACAAACGCCACCGCTTCGAGGAGACGTCGACCGAACGCTTGCGCGAGGAGGGCATCTACAGCGACGTCGAGGCGACGGCGTTGAAACGCGTCATCGCGACGACGCTGATGCACCGCATGGAGCGACTCGACATGTCGGTCTCGGAGCTCGCGCGCGCGCTGGGCACGAGCCGCGCGGCGGTGAATCGCGTGCTCGATCCGCTGAACACGTCGCTGACCTTGAACACGCTGACGCGGCTCGCGGCCGCTCTCGGCTGCCGTGTGAAACTCGAGATTGTGGTGCCGCGCGACTAGCGCGGTGCGCCTGCGGTGCGGACGCCAGTCGGCGGCGCGGTGGCGCGGAGTGCAGGGAAACCTCGACCGCAGTGTAAGCGGCGCCGGTCTGCGCCGCATGCTTCCGTTGGAGGACCGCATTGCGAACGTCCGGGATGCAGCGCGCTGATGCAGTTGGCCTTGTTGTTCCCTGCGGTGCGTATCCCGCGCGAGTTATCCTTGGCCGGAAGCTGGAGTGGGTTTTGGGTTGGTTTCCGACGTCACGCTCCGAGGTTTGAACCGCCGTCTGCCTCACGCCAGCCGCACGTGATGCTTGTCGCCGTCGACGATCGAGAGCGTGAGATGCAGCGCGCTTGGCGGTATCCAGTCGGCGATTTTTTCCGGCCATTCGATCGCCAGCACCCAAGGGCTGATCAGGAATTCGTCGAGCAGCAGCTCCTCCACCTGGGCGGCGTGCTCGAGGCGGTAGGCGTCCATGTGCACGAGCGTGCGGACGGCGCCGCGATGCACGGAGTAGATTGCGAAGGTCGGACTCGTCACGTGTTCGTGCACGCCGAGACCCTCGGCGAGCCCTTGGACGAACGTCGTCTTGCCCACGCCCATGTCGCCGTGCAGGGCCAGCGTGGTGTCGGGCGGCAGCGTCGCGGCGAACTCCGCGGCCAGCCGCCGTGTCGCTTCGGCCGTCGGCGTGGTGATCCCGGCGCGCAGTCTAGCGGAGATGTTCATAGCCGCTGTAGTCGAGCAGGCGGACCGCGCCGGACGGCATGTTCTCCTTCTTGGCGAACACGCCGATCTGCGTGAGGCGGACGCGAGGGAAGCGTTTCTTCCACGCCGCCTCGAATTTCCCCTGGTCGGCGCGGTAGCACATGACGATGAGGAGTTCGTAATCCTCGCCGTCGCCGAGCGCGTGGAAGAGCGGAGTTTGCTTCGTCTGCGTGGCGCACTTCCGCGCGGCGGCGCTGATCGGCACGGAAGGTTCGCAGATGGCCGCCGCGAGACCATCGGGAGTGAGCGAATCGAGATCCTTGGCGAGGCCGTCACTCACGTCCATCATCGCGCAGACTTCGGCGCGACGCGCGAGCCACGCGCCCTCCGCCAGTCGCGGCGTGAACTTGTAGTGATGACCGAGCAGCGAGCCGCCGAGGCTGCCGGTGACGTAGATGCGATCGCCGGGTAGGGCGCCGCCGCGTGTGACGACGCGCTTTCCCGCAGCTTCGCCGTGCAGCGTCAGGAATGCGCCGAAAAATCCCGCCGGCCCCTGCGTGATGTCGCCGCCGACGATCTTGACCTTGAACTGCCGCGCGGTGGCGGCGATCCCGCGGTAAAATTCCCGCAGCCAGACGACGTTCGTGTCGGCGGCCAGCGCGAGCGAGAGCACGGCGGCCACCGGCCGTCCGCCCATGGCGGCGATGTCGCTGAGGTTGCGCTTGAGCAGCTTGGCGCCCACGGCGCGCGGGGGCACGGCGTCGTCGAAATGCTGGCCGTAGATCACCGGGTCGGTGGTGATCAGCATCTGCTTGCCGCTCGAGGGGACGACCGCGCAATCGTCGCCGATGCCGAATGGCGCCTTGGGCGAAGCGTCGCCGAGCCATTTGCGCAGCTCCACGATCAACCGTTGCTCGCCGAGAGCGACGACGGATTCGGCGCGGAGCGGCGTGAAGAGTTTCATGTCTGCGGGAGACCGGAGAGGACGATAACCAGCGTGTTCAAGTTGAATAATCCGTGCGCGATCATGGAGACGCGGATGTCGCCGGTGCGTTGGTAGGCGATCGCGAGTCCGACGCCGAGCACCGTCAGCGGAAGGAAGCCCGCCCAGTTGCCGTGCAGTGCGCCGAAGAGAACACCGCTCACGAGCAGCGCTGCCGCGCGGCCGAAACGTTGGCGGCAGAAGCGGAAAATCGCGCCGCGGAAAAGCAACTCCTCGTTTATCGGCACGAGCGCGCAGGCGACGAACATCATCGTGACGAGCAGCGGTTTCGACTGCGTCCGGGTGAAGATGGCGATCAGATCCTGCGGATCGGACGGCATGCCAAGCGCTTGCAGGATAAACGTCCAAGCCGCGCTGCAGAGCACGATCACCGGCATGATGATCGCAAACGCGGAGACGCCGTGGACGACAACTTTGGTGAGTGGCTCCCGACGCACGAGCGCGGTTGGAGGTGGCGGCGCGCCGTAGTCGTTGTGCAGAAATCGCCGACCGAGCCAGAAGAGCGGCCAGGCGAGCAGGCCGCTGCCATGGAGCGCGATGCCGTAGACGGCGAGTTGACGCGCTTCTTTCTCGGGCGAAGCCTTGATCCACGCGCCAAGAAATTGTTGCGCAATGCCCTGGCCGATTGTGCCGATCAGGAAAATCAGGAGAACGAGGAGAATAACTTCGAAGCCGCTGATTTCCCAATGGCCGAGGCGATTGCGGTCAAATGTTCGGGTGCGAATCTCGGGCATGCCGAGCACGCGTGCGAGGAACAGCGCGCCGATCGCTGCCTCGACAATGATCACAAACTCTTGGTTGAGCGCGAAAGCCATAACTTCGCCGACTCAAGCGGATTCGCGGGCCGTGGGAAGCCCCGAGTCGGGCGTGACTCAGCGGGTTTTCGTCTTGGTCTTCCCGGCGGCTCCGGTGGGCTTCTTCTCACCCGGCGGCTTCGGCTCCGGACTTTGCCAGACGCGCGTGAATTCGGAGGTGCACTCGGCGGCGATCCTTGCGTCGCGGAGCACGATCAGATTTTCCCAGTTGTTCGCCTTGGCGTTGTTGGTCCAGTTGTAGCTGCCGAGCATGACGGTGAGCCCGTCGCAGATGGCCATCTTCTCGTGCATGATGCCACGGCCTTTGCCGTAGCGATAGACGACGCGCTTCGGCCCGAGCGCTTCGACCATCTCGTCACTGAGGGAGTTTTTTTCCTCGCCCTGCGACTTGTCGAAGGCGATGCGCACGTCGATGCCGCGTTTCGTGGCCGCGATCAGGGCGTTGGCGATCTCCTGGTCGGTGAACGAATACATGAGCAGGTAGATGCTTTTCCTGGCACTGTTGATCTCGCGCACGATGATGTT contains:
- a CDS encoding XRE family transcriptional regulator, which gives rise to MEQDKRHRFEETSTERLREEGIYSDVEATALKRVIATTLMHRMERLDMSVSELARALGTSRAAVNRVLDPLNTSLTLNTLTRLAAALGCRVKLEIVVPRD
- a CDS encoding SEL1-like repeat protein is translated as MIAFLCTLLALAAPLRAADAPAADLAPLQQRAEGGDVESQNALGNALAQNKDYAGALRWYERAAAKGYAPAQFNLGLANELGRGTAPDEKAAFRFYLQAAEQGYPAAQFNVGNMYASGRGVAKDEFEANVWFKAAAEKGLAEAQYNLGLVYEVGRGVRKDDAQAARWYKAAADQGYARAQYNLGLLFEDGRGVKQDDVQAATLYRAAAVQGFAPAQNNLGLLYVTGRGGLPVDPATAFAWLTLGTEGGANPQGRDFVAKSLTAEQRAQSDQLVVQLRDQLKAAASAAPAIAATTSSAPRAGTSNRDDIERLQTANNRLSEVNQRLTLEKTRLEREKGELEKWANSLEKSLNEQGNPKAELERLNRELADTKQRLEQTTATAAQLEKDLAAARDQVAAAANPGSEVRNLQDEVARLRRLAGEASNLRVLNQRLENELSRLKAGAVPPAQLEQLRTQLATSVAAEEKARQDLKAAQTSAAALRTEADASAAQLASLQKELETARAAAATADGATKDLEALRNRVQQLTEENAKLGAAAQRNDAPLLAAKKQLEELQSQLSIAEADRASIREDAGKLRTEYQNARQTLAAAESQNQQLQQDLATLRDAAKSAETALAQVATLRAENERLIAAARDTRLLDAANARIASLESDATTARTRAEQEITQLRQQLAAATQTAEAARDQAGKLAGLQDQLATAKADLATSEAAVRQLREQLAAAAKAADSAQTALATASALRDELTATKAQLAAAEKTASDNADSVRALQEQVTALRATAANAQRLGERVSALESELANAQKALALAEQATNERAAEVESLRQKVAGAEKAGEKSSDISTRLAAAEDALKKANATLSGARLDRERAERQAATAQRERDAAVADLQPVRAELVSTKAELAKSVATTEQLRDQLSATAKTAEQAQAASGATASLRDELTAAKARLATAEANLAQNATALRALQEQAAAAQKQAERVSELESQLTAANQAVAAGEASVRDLRSQLAAANDAANLKQQQSAAGDSAAETARAQAARVAALEAELAGTKSALSAAEQAARENATQAEALRQQIAQAAKTGNRPAELEAKLANAEAALKAANNSLTGARLDRERAERQATAAQRELAALQSKQAPAQNDLAATKAALSKAEEAVKDISIERDVLKSQLASARSGSADTAALQAKLADLGAALEKSQADAANAKAEVARLQDDVAGAQRERDDARRQLAQASAAGATDSSALQGKLGEANAALNKSAADVAELTTENDRLEKALAAARQEAAAAAGLRAELASLRTSAAGLATLQNENAQLRRDVAQASGLRTQLEQLQRDAAKREAELQAAQTRLTATEKQLEDARLVTVRTQPSADDAATAKLRSDLADASQASDRLRAQVADLTATNAKLEQDFVNAQKTAEAALAAQAQAVNAARPDAYQMEIRTLQDRVKQLESAIEDDRTAAAREISALAEQLQKARETSKALSDANRALLAAKQADDGPSRADFDRAQARVRELTDAAENLRRQNEQLLADSAKAAKERETLRAQLAEAEKAEGSHSSTVADLTEANSRLQQEKADFKTQIAVLTQKLAESERLTGAENSKLADENRALDERLKNVGAQLVAAQRQIDQLQQQRTDAVQSAGASQSAAEKAQAEIAALRTRLAESEKAADSQGSSVADLTAANEKLGEERDALKAQLASAQAEATRLTQSQRSAEQLRTDAEQSAARNVDALTAQMAQLRREVEGLRASNQNLSESNRTLDRERQAALAQLRQENSALAARLAQAQGTLDQIASAARLGTPASSLASANFPPASNPGASSPAAASAPEARFHVVSEGDSLSRLSLRYYGTANRWQEIYNANREALQGANALRVGQRLRIP
- a CDS encoding thiamine-monophosphate kinase produces the protein MKLFTPLRAESVVALGEQRLIVELRKWLGDASPKAPFGIGDDCAVVPSSGKQMLITTDPVIYGQHFDDAVPPRAVGAKLLKRNLSDIAAMGGRPVAAVLSLALAADTNVVWLREFYRGIAATARQFKVKIVGGDITQGPAGFFGAFLTLHGEAAGKRVVTRGGALPGDRIYVTGSLGGSLLGHHYKFTPRLAEGAWLARRAEVCAMMDVSDGLAKDLDSLTPDGLAAAICEPSVPISAAARKCATQTKQTPLFHALGDGEDYELLIVMCYRADQGKFEAAWKKRFPRVRLTQIGVFAKKENMPSGAVRLLDYSGYEHLR
- a CDS encoding CPBP family intramembrane metalloprotease; the protein is MAFALNQEFVIIVEAAIGALFLARVLGMPEIRTRTFDRNRLGHWEISGFEVILLVLLIFLIGTIGQGIAQQFLGAWIKASPEKEARQLAVYGIALHGSGLLAWPLFWLGRRFLHNDYGAPPPPTALVRREPLTKVVVHGVSAFAIIMPVIVLCSAAWTFILQALGMPSDPQDLIAIFTRTQSKPLLVTMMFVACALVPINEELLFRGAIFRFCRQRFGRAAALLVSGVLFGALHGNWAGFLPLTVLGVGLAIAYQRTGDIRVSMIAHGLFNLNTLVIVLSGLPQT
- a CDS encoding DUF1669 domain-containing protein, which translates into the protein MKIRALLASVLLCLVLVTAHAVDPQIYFSRSDPVSNIIVREINSARKSIYLLMYSFTDQEIANALIAATKRGIDVRIAFDKSQGEEKNSLSDEMVEALGPKRVVYRYGKGRGIMHEKMAICDGLTVMLGSYNWTNNAKANNWENLIVLRDARIAAECTSEFTRVWQSPEPKPPGEKKPTGAAGKTKTKTR
- the tsaE gene encoding tRNA (adenosine(37)-N6)-threonylcarbamoyltransferase complex ATPase subunit type 1 TsaE, translated to MNISARLRAGITTPTAEATRRLAAEFAATLPPDTTLALHGDMGVGKTTFVQGLAEGLGVHEHVTSPTFAIYSVHRGAVRTLVHMDAYRLEHAAQVEELLLDEFLISPWVLAIEWPEKIADWIPPSALHLTLSIVDGDKHHVRLA